In the Chlorobium limicola DSM 245 genome, one interval contains:
- a CDS encoding FIST signal transduction protein, which yields MNAISKIQAGSGVSELTDSYAAGVSAASEALTGISGRTPQVLIVFGAMRFDHRELLKGIMSVAGDIPLVGGTTAGEISTGGFSTGSVVVMALASDYLHCVEGIGHDMSSDEAACAVEMATDILSKGSFDKDASLMVFPNGMGGDGLRVLDGLHSVLGRGFEISGGFLGDDERFQSTFQYYNGKVYKDAIVGLMISRKDCIRTGIGVGSGFESIGNSFVCTASEGNLVTEFDHVRALDLYKDFLGEERSARLPGVCLEYPFGLIDPALSTGGEELFQLRCGLSVDHAKGTISLAASIPSGSSVTLTTASRGDIIQGARFAAEQAKACLSGAIPRLVVMFSCVGRKLVLGRRIQEEAATIKECLGSDVPLIGFYTYGEIGPVNKMKPGFETAKFHNETVVLWVIGEEHSGSPATAVVRP from the coding sequence ATGAACGCAATTTCAAAAATACAAGCCGGCTCAGGAGTGAGCGAGCTGACGGATTCTTATGCGGCAGGCGTTAGCGCCGCTTCCGAAGCTCTTACGGGGATTTCAGGCAGAACACCTCAGGTACTGATCGTATTCGGTGCGATGCGTTTCGATCATCGTGAACTGCTCAAAGGTATAATGTCCGTAGCTGGTGATATTCCTCTGGTTGGGGGAACAACTGCCGGCGAGATATCGACCGGCGGTTTTTCGACCGGCTCGGTCGTGGTTATGGCGTTAGCTTCGGATTATCTGCATTGTGTTGAGGGCATAGGCCACGACATGAGTAGTGACGAAGCTGCATGCGCCGTTGAAATGGCCACAGATATCCTCTCAAAGGGTTCATTCGACAAGGACGCATCCCTCATGGTTTTTCCCAATGGCATGGGAGGAGACGGCCTTCGTGTTCTTGACGGTCTTCATTCCGTTTTAGGCCGGGGTTTTGAAATTTCAGGCGGGTTTCTGGGAGATGACGAGCGCTTTCAGAGCACCTTTCAGTACTATAACGGCAAGGTATACAAAGATGCCATTGTCGGACTGATGATCTCCAGAAAGGATTGCATCAGGACAGGTATCGGAGTCGGGAGCGGTTTCGAGTCGATCGGTAACAGTTTCGTTTGTACCGCCTCGGAAGGTAATCTTGTCACGGAGTTTGACCATGTTCGGGCTCTTGATCTTTACAAGGATTTTCTTGGTGAAGAACGTTCTGCACGTCTTCCAGGGGTTTGCCTTGAATATCCGTTCGGGCTTATCGATCCGGCGCTGTCCACAGGGGGGGAAGAGCTGTTCCAGTTGCGTTGCGGCCTTTCGGTCGATCATGCAAAAGGCACGATCTCTCTTGCTGCTTCGATTCCATCCGGAAGTTCAGTAACGCTGACAACTGCCTCAAGGGGAGATATCATACAAGGGGCGCGTTTTGCTGCCGAACAGGCAAAGGCATGTCTGTCAGGGGCTATTCCGCGACTTGTCGTCATGTTCAGTTGCGTGGGGCGCAAGCTTGTTCTCGGAAGACGTATACAGGAGGAGGCGGCCACCATTAAGGAGTGCCTCGGCAGCGATGTTCCGTTGATCGGATTCTACACGTATGGAGAAATAGGCCCGGTCAACAAAATGAAGCCAGGCTTTGAGACAGCTAAATTTCATAACGAAACGGTTGTGCTCTGGGTGATCGGCGAAGAGCATTCCGGATCGCCTGCGACAGCCGTTGTGCGGCCTTGA
- a CDS encoding SIMPL domain-containing protein, with product MNNKRTAEAFILGAFLCAGLVIAGYFVSSGITKLKSLERAVSVKGLSEKDVPADIAIWPIKFEVAADDLGALMAAIEEKNRVVYDFLLSSGFDAKEISISAPAVIDRQAQGYGDANRFAFRYAGNSTISVYTRNVNLVRTSVRKLVDLGKLGVAVSGENYDAKTEFLYSGLNRLKPAMIEEATNNARAVAEKFASDSKSRLGKIKSATQGQFTIENRDSNTPHIKKVRVVSTLEYYLTD from the coding sequence ATGAACAATAAACGCACTGCCGAAGCTTTTATTCTTGGCGCTTTTCTCTGTGCTGGTCTTGTCATCGCGGGTTATTTCGTTTCTTCGGGCATAACAAAACTCAAGTCTCTTGAACGGGCTGTTTCAGTAAAAGGACTTTCTGAAAAGGACGTGCCGGCCGATATAGCCATCTGGCCGATTAAATTCGAGGTGGCAGCCGACGATCTTGGCGCGCTGATGGCTGCTATCGAGGAAAAAAACAGGGTGGTATATGATTTTCTGCTTTCCAGCGGATTCGATGCAAAGGAGATTTCCATATCGGCTCCGGCTGTTATCGATCGCCAGGCACAAGGCTATGGCGATGCAAACCGATTTGCTTTCAGGTATGCCGGTAATTCCACAATCAGTGTGTATACCCGCAATGTCAATCTCGTTCGCACATCGGTTCGAAAACTCGTCGATCTCGGAAAACTTGGCGTTGCGGTTTCCGGAGAGAACTATGATGCCAAAACTGAGTTTCTCTACTCCGGACTTAACCGCCTGAAACCGGCGATGATCGAGGAGGCTACCAATAACGCGCGCGCTGTCGCCGAAAAATTTGCCAGTGATTCCAAAAGCAGACTGGGAAAAATCAAAAGTGCAACTCAGGGGCAGTTCACCATCGAGAACCGTGACAGCAATACTCCTCATATCAAGAAAGTCAGGGTGGTTTCGACACTGGAGTACTATCTGACAGACTGA
- a CDS encoding glycosyltransferase family 4 protein, protein MKIALYAGTYVKDKDGAVRSIYQLVASFRKHGHEVIVWSSDVSEQDNHGSLKVLRLPSVPIPLYPDYKLGFFSAVTKRQLDAFAPDIVHISTPDIVGRRFLLYAKNKKLPATSVYHTDFPSYLSYYRLGFALGPVWKYLKWFYNTCDLVLAPNEIVQRKLTDKSIRNVEIWSRGIDRELFDPSRRSELLRQEWHAVERTVFVYAGRFVLYKDIEVVMSVYERFMREGFIDKVRFVMIGSGPEEEQMRRRMPQAVFTGYLIGTALPEAYASGDVFLFPSTTEAFGNVVLEAFATGLPAVVSDVGGCMELVNASEAGLVAKAGDIDQFYAHCLKLLDDAHTRSSMRRKGVLFAEKKSWASVNGALIARYLELIAAGRSEAATG, encoded by the coding sequence ATGAAAATTGCCTTATATGCAGGGACGTATGTCAAAGACAAGGATGGGGCTGTACGGTCGATCTATCAGCTTGTCGCCTCGTTCAGGAAACATGGTCACGAGGTTATCGTCTGGTCTTCAGACGTATCCGAGCAGGACAATCATGGATCTCTGAAAGTACTCCGTCTCCCTTCGGTACCGATTCCGCTTTATCCCGACTATAAGCTCGGATTTTTCAGTGCCGTTACAAAGCGGCAGCTCGATGCGTTCGCTCCGGATATCGTTCATATATCCACTCCGGATATTGTGGGGCGCAGGTTTCTTCTCTACGCAAAAAACAAGAAGCTTCCGGCGACATCGGTCTATCATACCGATTTCCCTTCGTACCTCAGTTATTACCGTCTGGGATTTGCTTTGGGACCGGTCTGGAAGTACCTGAAATGGTTCTACAATACCTGTGACCTTGTGCTTGCACCCAATGAGATCGTTCAACGCAAACTGACAGACAAGAGTATCAGAAACGTTGAAATCTGGTCGAGGGGGATCGACAGGGAGTTATTTGATCCATCCCGGCGTTCGGAGCTGCTTCGACAGGAGTGGCATGCCGTTGAGCGAACGGTGTTTGTCTATGCCGGCCGTTTTGTGCTCTACAAGGATATCGAAGTGGTCATGAGCGTTTATGAACGCTTTATGAGAGAGGGCTTTATCGATAAGGTTCGTTTCGTCATGATCGGTTCAGGTCCAGAAGAAGAACAGATGCGAAGGCGCATGCCGCAAGCGGTTTTTACCGGTTATCTTATCGGTACGGCGCTGCCGGAGGCGTATGCAAGCGGGGATGTTTTTCTTTTTCCCTCTACTACCGAGGCGTTCGGAAATGTTGTGCTGGAAGCTTTCGCAACCGGATTGCCTGCTGTCGTCTCCGACGTTGGCGGTTGCATGGAGCTGGTTAACGCATCGGAAGCCGGCCTGGTGGCAAAAGCGGGTGATATCGATCAGTTTTATGCCCATTGCCTTAAATTGCTCGATGATGCTCATACCCGCTCCTCGATGCGCAGGAAGGGGGTCCTTTTTGCCGAAAAAAAGTCTTGGGCTTCGGTAAACGGAGCCCTGATAGCCAGATACCTTGAACTGATTGCTGCAGGCCGTTCTGAAGCGGCGACAGGCTGA
- a CDS encoding aminoacyl-tRNA deacylase — MPIRRLREFLDSHGVKYFVVSHSPAYTAQEIAASAHVPGNELAKTVIVTIEGKLAMVVLPASRQLDLERLRDIAGTRDAGLAGEDEFSFLFPECEIGAMPPFGNLYGLDVFVAEELEADDDIAFNAGSHTELVRLAYRDFKRLVNPRVASLTLK; from the coding sequence ATGCCTATTCGCAGACTGAGGGAATTTCTTGACAGCCACGGCGTGAAATACTTTGTGGTCAGTCACTCTCCTGCCTACACCGCACAGGAGATCGCCGCTTCCGCCCATGTTCCCGGCAACGAGCTCGCAAAAACCGTTATCGTTACCATAGAAGGGAAATTGGCCATGGTGGTGCTTCCGGCTTCAAGGCAGCTCGATCTTGAGCGGCTCAGGGATATTGCGGGTACAAGAGACGCCGGACTTGCCGGTGAAGATGAGTTTTCATTTCTTTTTCCCGAGTGTGAGATAGGAGCGATGCCTCCTTTCGGAAATCTGTACGGGCTCGATGTGTTTGTTGCCGAAGAACTCGAGGCGGATGACGATATTGCCTTCAATGCCGGCAGTCACACTGAACTGGTCAGGCTTGCATACAGGGATTTCAAACGTCTGGTCAATCCAAGAGTTGCGTCGCTGACACTGAAGTGA
- a CDS encoding outer membrane protein: MVMVFRGLFFVFFPVFFFASQADAAIPYVGGSTGFAFMSGDKLTINGTYLGDPEYDTGAAFSGALGMDFDGYRLEGEVAYQKNEIDNLGSDVSVLSVMANGYLDFQLEKSKIIPFVSAGVSYANVDVDALGDDGSDGLLAFQLGAGVGFQVSPTVTVDAKYRYFASADPEIEIGSSKLEMDINSHNLLFGFRVSF; this comes from the coding sequence ATGGTTATGGTTTTTCGGGGTTTGTTCTTTGTTTTTTTTCCTGTTTTTTTCTTCGCTTCGCAAGCCGACGCGGCTATCCCCTATGTCGGAGGTTCAACCGGATTTGCATTTATGAGCGGCGATAAACTCACCATTAACGGAACCTATCTCGGTGATCCCGAATACGATACAGGCGCAGCGTTCAGCGGGGCGCTCGGTATGGATTTCGATGGATACAGGCTTGAGGGCGAGGTTGCCTATCAGAAAAATGAAATCGATAACCTGGGCAGCGATGTCTCTGTTCTGTCGGTCATGGCTAACGGTTATCTTGATTTCCAGCTTGAAAAAAGCAAGATCATTCCTTTTGTCAGCGCCGGTGTGAGTTATGCCAACGTCGATGTCGATGCGCTCGGCGATGACGGCAGTGACGGCCTGCTTGCGTTCCAGTTGGGTGCCGGTGTCGGCTTTCAGGTTTCGCCAACGGTGACTGTTGATGCGAAATACCGCTATTTTGCTTCGGCAGATCCTGAAATCGAAATTGGATCCTCGAAACTGGAAATGGATATCAACAGCCATAATCTTTTGTTCGGTTTCAGGGTCAGTTTCTGA
- a CDS encoding patatin-like phospholipase family protein codes for MKRYGLALGGGAVLGAAHVGVLQAVEEIGVPVGFISGTSIGAFIAALYAFGKTAVEIGEIALALDWLDLSGLSLSQYGLLSNRKFGKIVTDLLGRKNIEDALLPLAIVSTDISTGGKVVFTRGDVASAVMASSCIPGLFRPVQLDGRLLVDGVLVENVPVSSLKAIGAEKVICVDLLGKHLYREPQHIVGVLLNAFYSTIASATSVQLAGADLCITPDLSGFNLIDTSQIADIIPQGYKAAIPLLGAWKG; via the coding sequence ATGAAACGATATGGACTTGCGCTTGGCGGCGGAGCGGTTCTCGGAGCTGCGCATGTAGGAGTTCTTCAGGCGGTCGAAGAGATTGGTGTTCCTGTGGGATTTATCAGCGGAACCAGTATCGGTGCTTTCATTGCCGCTCTCTATGCATTCGGCAAAACAGCCGTGGAGATTGGCGAGATAGCGCTTGCTCTTGACTGGCTCGATCTTTCCGGGCTTTCTCTTTCACAGTACGGGCTGCTTTCGAACAGGAAATTCGGAAAAATAGTTACCGATCTTCTTGGACGAAAAAATATCGAAGATGCCCTGTTGCCTCTTGCAATTGTTTCAACCGATATCTCAACGGGGGGCAAGGTCGTGTTTACCAGAGGGGATGTGGCTTCGGCAGTAATGGCAAGCAGCTGCATACCTGGTTTGTTCAGGCCTGTGCAGCTTGACGGCAGGCTTCTCGTCGATGGCGTTCTGGTTGAAAATGTGCCGGTTTCCTCACTGAAGGCAATCGGAGCGGAAAAGGTTATATGTGTGGATTTGCTGGGAAAACATCTCTACAGGGAGCCGCAGCATATCGTTGGAGTGCTGCTCAATGCTTTTTACAGCACAATTGCCAGTGCAACTTCCGTCCAGCTTGCCGGTGCCGATCTCTGCATTACACCCGATCTGTCGGGATTCAATCTTATCGATACGTCTCAGATTGCGGACATTATTCCACAGGGGTACAAAGCCGCCATTCCGCTGCTGGGAGCATGGAAAGGGTGA
- a CDS encoding aldehyde dehydrogenase family protein, with protein sequence MQERQFSSMLDELRNAFQSGLTVSFAWRRAQLLALLRFLREREVDIAAAVHADLGKSAQETFLTETSFLAGEIRYALKHLKAWMRPSRRGVPPHYQFGHGAVHPEPRGVVLIIGAWNYPLQLVLAPLAAALAAGNCAVLKPSEHAPHTSALLARSAGEYFDSSAVRVVEGGIVEAGALLAERFDFIFYTGSRNGGREVMLAAARHMLPVALELGGKNPCIVEPDAALRTAARRIVWAKFLNAGQTCIAPDYLLVHEDVVSVLLSFMQQAIRDFFGADPRKSPDYSRIVNDHHFTRLERLLRDGTIVAGGHSERASRYIAPTILREIAAGSAIMEEEIFGPLLPVLTYRSFDEALAFIGQRDDSLALYLFSSKRATEKKALRQTRSGSFCCNDLLFQSAVHTLPFGGTGKSGFGRYHGKAGFETFSLSRSVLCKSVFPDPDLRYPPYGKSKFAILKAIVRLFG encoded by the coding sequence ATGCAAGAAAGACAGTTTTCATCGATGCTCGATGAGCTCAGGAACGCGTTTCAAAGCGGACTGACAGTTTCCTTTGCCTGGCGCCGCGCACAGCTCCTTGCGCTGCTGCGCTTTCTGCGGGAGCGGGAGGTGGATATTGCCGCCGCAGTCCATGCGGATCTGGGAAAATCCGCTCAGGAGACATTTCTTACTGAAACCTCATTTCTTGCAGGCGAAATACGATATGCCCTGAAGCATCTCAAAGCCTGGATGCGGCCTTCCCGCAGGGGGGTGCCGCCGCACTACCAGTTCGGGCATGGTGCGGTTCACCCCGAACCCCGAGGCGTGGTGCTGATTATCGGTGCGTGGAACTATCCGCTGCAGCTTGTGCTCGCACCGCTTGCTGCGGCTCTTGCTGCCGGAAACTGTGCGGTTCTCAAGCCGTCGGAACATGCGCCTCATACCTCTGCGCTCCTTGCGCGCAGTGCAGGGGAGTATTTCGACAGCTCGGCTGTTCGTGTTGTCGAAGGGGGGATTGTCGAAGCCGGAGCGCTGCTTGCCGAGCGTTTCGATTTTATATTTTATACCGGCAGCCGGAACGGAGGCAGGGAGGTCATGCTTGCTGCAGCTCGTCATATGCTGCCGGTTGCGCTCGAGCTGGGCGGCAAGAATCCCTGTATCGTTGAACCGGATGCAGCCTTGAGAACGGCTGCCCGCCGTATCGTATGGGCAAAATTCCTCAATGCGGGCCAGACCTGTATCGCTCCGGATTATCTGCTGGTTCACGAAGATGTGGTATCCGTTCTGCTGTCGTTCATGCAGCAGGCAATTCGGGATTTTTTCGGCGCAGATCCCCGGAAAAGTCCGGATTACTCACGAATCGTCAACGACCATCATTTCACGAGGCTTGAGCGGTTGTTGCGGGATGGAACCATTGTCGCCGGGGGCCATTCCGAGAGAGCGTCCCGCTATATAGCTCCGACAATCCTTCGGGAGATTGCTGCCGGTTCCGCAATTATGGAGGAGGAGATTTTCGGCCCCCTTCTGCCGGTTCTGACCTACAGAAGCTTCGATGAAGCGCTCGCTTTCATCGGGCAGCGGGATGATTCGCTGGCTCTCTATCTGTTTTCATCGAAGAGAGCCACAGAAAAAAAGGCGCTTCGCCAGACCCGTTCTGGAAGTTTCTGCTGTAATGACCTGCTCTTTCAGTCGGCAGTGCACACGCTTCCGTTCGGCGGAACGGGAAAGAGCGGATTCGGCAGGTACCATGGCAAAGCGGGTTTTGAAACTTTTTCCCTGTCGAGAAGCGTTCTCTGTAAATCGGTATTTCCTGATCCCGATCTTCGTTATCCTCCTTATGGAAAGAGCAAGTTCGCAATTCTGAAGGCGATAGTCAGACTTTTCGGGTGA
- a CDS encoding ABC transporter ATP-binding protein translates to MYRTRSAIRKNVFSQVARLFGYLAPYRTKFFMALIAMLISSLSGLAFPYVTGQLVDSALPGSSGRGFAAIDTIALSLVGVLGLQAVFSYFQSVWFVEVGERILAAIRKDTYATLIRLPMTYYASRRTGELTSRIAADLSQIQEVLNSSLSQLVRQIATLVGGVVLIGMISLKLTLVMISSFPFLVLAAIVTGRRIRRLSRKAQDELAASNAVVEETLQGVQMVKSFSNEAYETGRYTTLIQRYVTDVLKVAHYRGAFLSFIIFGLFGGIVLVLWTGIRMVQLGELTIGSLTSFMLYTTFIGAAMGSFAELFSQLQKALGATERIDEILGEVPESLAAGTNTGDCNEHFSLKGAVSLQQVRFSYPGRRGGEPVLQDISFEVNPGERLALVGSSGSGKTTLFALLQRFYDVDGGYIAIDGKNIKEYPLQTIRSGIAIVPQDILLFGGSISDNIAYGKPGASDEEIMRAAVQANAHDFIMRFPDGYRTLCGDRGIQLSGGQRQRIAIARAVLSDPAILLLDEATSSLDSESEKLVQEALEHLMQGRTSFVIAHRLSTIRNIDRIIVLKEGRIVESGTNQELLEKEDGFYRMLSALQCALN, encoded by the coding sequence ATGTATCGAACCCGTTCTGCAATCCGGAAAAACGTTTTCAGTCAGGTAGCCAGACTTTTCGGTTACCTGGCTCCGTACAGGACGAAATTTTTTATGGCGTTGATAGCCATGCTGATTTCAAGTCTCTCAGGTCTCGCCTTTCCCTATGTCACCGGTCAACTGGTCGATAGCGCATTGCCGGGCAGTTCAGGCCGGGGGTTTGCCGCGATCGATACCATCGCACTCTCTCTTGTCGGCGTTCTCGGGCTTCAGGCGGTTTTTTCCTATTTCCAGTCGGTATGGTTCGTCGAAGTAGGGGAACGGATTCTTGCCGCTATCCGAAAGGATACCTACGCTACGTTAATCCGGCTTCCCATGACCTATTATGCAAGCCGCAGAACAGGCGAGCTGACCAGCCGCATAGCCGCCGATCTTTCACAGATTCAGGAGGTATTGAACTCATCGCTCTCGCAGCTCGTGCGACAGATTGCCACGCTGGTCGGAGGGGTTGTGCTGATCGGAATGATATCCCTGAAGCTGACGCTCGTCATGATCTCTTCATTTCCCTTTCTCGTTCTTGCGGCAATTGTTACCGGCAGACGAATCCGCCGTCTCTCACGCAAGGCGCAGGATGAACTTGCCGCCAGCAATGCCGTTGTAGAGGAGACCCTTCAGGGAGTTCAGATGGTCAAATCTTTTTCGAATGAAGCCTACGAGACCGGGCGTTATACAACGTTGATTCAACGTTATGTGACTGATGTGCTCAAGGTGGCGCATTACCGCGGGGCTTTTCTTTCGTTTATTATTTTCGGGCTGTTCGGGGGTATCGTTCTGGTTTTGTGGACGGGAATAAGAATGGTTCAACTGGGCGAACTCACGATCGGCAGCCTTACTTCGTTTATGCTCTATACCACCTTTATCGGAGCGGCAATGGGAAGTTTTGCCGAGCTGTTCAGTCAGCTTCAGAAGGCTCTCGGCGCGACGGAGCGTATCGATGAGATTCTCGGAGAGGTTCCGGAATCGCTGGCTGCCGGAACGAATACAGGTGATTGTAATGAGCATTTTTCTCTCAAAGGTGCGGTCAGCCTGCAGCAGGTGCGTTTCAGTTATCCGGGCCGGAGGGGGGGAGAGCCGGTTCTGCAGGATATATCCTTTGAGGTCAATCCAGGAGAGCGGCTTGCGCTTGTCGGGTCGAGCGGTTCCGGCAAAACCACGCTTTTTGCGCTTCTTCAGCGTTTTTATGATGTCGATGGCGGTTACATCGCCATCGATGGAAAGAATATCAAAGAGTATCCCCTGCAGACAATCCGTTCGGGTATAGCAATTGTGCCGCAGGATATTCTGCTGTTCGGCGGTTCCATCAGCGACAATATCGCCTACGGCAAACCCGGTGCCTCCGACGAGGAGATCATGCGGGCTGCTGTTCAGGCCAACGCCCATGATTTCATCATGAGGTTTCCGGATGGTTACCGCACCCTCTGCGGAGACCGGGGGATTCAGCTTTCAGGTGGTCAACGGCAAAGGATTGCCATAGCCAGGGCGGTGCTTTCGGATCCGGCCATTCTGCTGCTTGACGAAGCGACAAGCTCGCTTGATTCCGAGTCGGAAAAACTGGTGCAGGAGGCTCTCGAACATCTCATGCAGGGGCGTACCTCTTTTGTCATTGCCCATCGGCTTTCGACCATCAGAAATATTGACCGGATCATTGTTTTAAAGGAGGGGCGCATCGTCGAGAGCGGCACGAATCAGGAATTGCTGGAAAAAGAGGATGGTTTTTACCGGATGCTTTCGGCGCTGCAATGTGCGTTGAACTGA
- a CDS encoding TerC family protein has protein sequence MEWITQPEAWIALATLTALEIVLGIDNIIFISIISGRLPESQRNKGRVVGLGLAMVSRIILLLSITWVMSLTVSLFTFAGHDISGRDLILLAGGLFLLAKSTHEIHQSLEGSESERKHSSATGFAVTMLQIAIIDIVFSLDSVITAIGLAEDVEVMIIAIMISVGIMMLAAKAISEFVEHHPTIKMLALSFLILVGVTLLAEGADYEIPRGYIYFAMAFSVTVEMLNIRLRTKKPEPVVLHKTMNIEE, from the coding sequence ATGGAGTGGATCACCCAGCCTGAAGCATGGATCGCTCTGGCAACATTGACGGCCCTGGAAATCGTCCTCGGCATAGACAACATCATCTTTATCTCGATCATTTCCGGAAGGCTGCCGGAATCGCAACGCAATAAAGGAAGAGTGGTAGGCCTCGGGCTCGCCATGGTTTCCCGCATTATCCTGCTGCTCTCCATAACCTGGGTCATGAGCCTCACGGTATCGCTCTTCACCTTTGCCGGTCACGACATTTCCGGACGCGATCTCATCCTGCTGGCCGGTGGACTCTTCCTGCTTGCAAAAAGCACCCATGAAATTCACCAGAGCCTTGAAGGAAGCGAATCCGAAAGAAAACACTCTTCAGCTACCGGTTTTGCCGTCACCATGCTGCAGATAGCCATTATCGACATCGTCTTTTCTCTCGACTCGGTCATAACGGCAATAGGCCTTGCAGAAGATGTGGAAGTCATGATCATTGCCATCATGATCTCCGTCGGCATCATGATGCTCGCCGCAAAGGCCATCAGCGAATTCGTTGAACACCACCCAACCATCAAAATGCTGGCCCTGAGTTTTCTCATTCTTGTCGGTGTCACCCTGCTTGCCGAAGGGGCCGATTACGAAATCCCGAGAGGATACATCTATTTTGCCATGGCATTCTCCGTAACCGTTGAAATGCTCAATATCCGACTCCGCACCAAAAAGCCGGAACCGGTAGTCCTGCACAAAACCATGAATATCGAAGAATAA